The genomic DNA GCAGTTCTTCCCTCCAACGATAAGCGGGTACTCATACAGATCTTCGAGATGAAGCTCGCTTTTTGCAGCGAAGGGATGATCACGGGATACAATAAAGGCGATTTGTTCGTGATACACAGGTTCAAAGTGCAGGGCGGGAACGGAGTGAGATTCCCCGCAAATTGCAAAATCAAGCGTGTTGTCCAGCAAAGCGTGCGAGAGCGTATCCGTGTTTCCAACTGTAAAATGGCACGTCATATTCGGTTTATGCTCCCGAAACTGAAGCAGAACCGCAGGTAGTACGGAAGCCGCCACCGTTTCGATCACACCGATGTGGAGGGTGCCGATTTCCTCCTTTTTCAGAGAGTTGGCCTGATCTAATACATAACTCCAATGCTGAATAAGCCCATTTACCTCGTCTGCATACACTTTTCCTGAGGCCGTTAATTCTGCATCCCATCCCCTTTTAAAAAGCTGAAATCCCAGCTCCTTCTCCAGTCGCTGAACTTGGCTGGTTACTGTAGACTGTGCGTAGTTTAATTTGGCGGCAGCCTTTGAGAAGGTTCCTTCTTCAATAATGGTACGAAACGTGGTTAGCTCTTTCAGATCCATGAACACTCATCTCCATCGATAAAAATGAATATATTTATGTTTATTTTCAATTATATAGATGAAAATAGATGGAGTACAATTAATTTATCCCAACGGACAGGAGAGA from Paenibacillus sp. FSL R10-2782 includes the following:
- a CDS encoding LysR family transcriptional regulator encodes the protein MDLKELTTFRTIIEEGTFSKAAAKLNYAQSTVTSQVQRLEKELGFQLFKRGWDAELTASGKVYADEVNGLIQHWSYVLDQANSLKKEEIGTLHIGVIETVAASVLPAVLLQFREHKPNMTCHFTVGNTDTLSHALLDNTLDFAICGESHSVPALHFEPVYHEQIAFIVSRDHPFAAKSELHLEDLYEYPLIVGGKNCLYHIRLEKELSRFPSMPFFYTVSQISSIPLFVKTIPSVGVVLSSLPLPDDLVTLPLQLTDPNIPIGLLQSNQHQQYMSSARKLFMQLVKELCRR